atgAGTAGGTGAAAATGAAAGACTTCAAATAGTGGGACTTGGATTGGATGTGGTTTTTGGTTTAAATAATTTGAATGGAGTCTAGGATAATATGATTGTGAATGGAGTTTAGATTCGTGAGTGTGGACAAAATCTAAGTTGGGATGGATTTAAAATAAGACCTTTTGTAGGTTCTCAAATTCAGCCTGAAATAAGTTGATATATTCACATTCATGAATCTAATCTAATTCAATTTATGAATAATCAAAGGTACCTATACATTATCAACCCAAGTGTTACATTTTCTATTCCCTCCATCCAAATGCAGGATAAAGAACCAAAAAGGGGGTAACTCAAAGTTTTGTTAAATTGAATACTGTAGAAACTAGGCCGTCAAGCCTATGCAAGTATGCATAGGAATTGGTAGATTAAATCTTATACTATCAATATATCTCCTGTTTTCCCTTATTTATtctaaaaataaagaagaaaagtgGTTTCAGTGTCCACCAGTTAGCAAGTTGCTTGTGTACTGTATACGTTATTGTGAATGTTAAATATTTGATCAGAAGTCCAACTCTTCTGCTAAGCAATAGAGTTCAAACTGTTATAATCTCCTCCATAGTTGTGACAATTTCTCATCTGCCCGATGCAGTCAAGCTGGGTGAATTGATTATTCTTATGTAGCACTTCATATCACTGAAAATTGGAAGTCAAAACTGAGATATACCAATGTGTAGGCAGGGGCATATTCTAAATCTACATCAAGTTTTAGCCACtggaaaatttgataattttctgtAACCCGAGGTTGTATTCTTTGTACACCTGTAAATGTCTTTTATTTCCTTTATAAGAATTTTCAAAACTAGACATGTGTCAATTGGCTGGCATAGTGTTAATTATTATCATGGGAGAGGAAACAAGTGAAAAAAAGTGCATGTACTTTTGTCTCACTCATAATTTCTAAGCTAGTGAACCGACCTGGTCCGAGTTTCTTAATTTTCAAACTGATGGCATGCATGCAGTTCTGGGAGATGTCAAATAATTCATTGGAGGCAAGTTCATAAGCAAGAATGCCAGCAGTTGGAAACTACCAGTTCATGTTCATCTCCAAATGCTACTGCAATCAAGGACTCAATTCCAGAGAGGATCTCAAGTCTCTCAATTAATGACAGCTTGAATTCATTTTACTCTGGGTATCATTTTAAGTCAGCTTTGATGAATAATGCACCTTCAGAGAATACAGTTCATCCTCCAATAATCAATGGTGTCTCTGCCGGTACCAATTGTGCTGCAGTTGATGCCTCTCAAGAGGCCATGCTACAGAAAAGAAGCGCAGAAAAGTGggtttatcataaatccaatggAGAAATGTTAATAGGACATGATGTGGCTGTACTTGATTCTCAGGAAGAAACTTCTGGAACGAGGCCTGCCTGCTTAACTTCTTCTAATGACACTGCCAGTGTGTATATCAATGGGCAAGATAGTGCTCATAATATGCATGTGATTCCTAAATATTTAAGAGAACCTGGGAAGATGTTTGAATCAAGAAGCAAATATGGATCTTTGGGTTCATTGCATTCAGAGAAAAATGGGATAAAAGTGCATGAAACTGAAACAGACATTATTTTGAATGGAGGAAATATGTCAAATGTAGAAAATACTTTTAATGGTGAGATGGGAGTGTTGAATTGTTCTTATGAAACAGCACCTACGAAGGGAAGTGTAAAGGGTAAATGTGCATTGCTGCCTGTGGGGACCAAAATTTCTAAATCATCAAAATCAACGATGAAGGAGAAAGTCTTTGGAGAACAATCATACTCAGAAGTAGAGGGCAGGGAAAAAATTGCAGATGATTCAAGTGGGTTTGTTGGATGACTTTTTTGAATATATACTTTTCTTTCTGAACTTCCTTTGATTTGATACCTGTGATGCAGAGGCTGTTAGAATGGGACATGCCATTCCTGCTCCAGGAAGCAATGGAGTTGCTGGTGCTGGTATTGTGAAGAAGATGAGCATAAGGAGGTCAACTAGACTTACCAGACAGGATGTTAGAGGACTTAGTGGGATACACAGAAAAGTAATGTTTAGTTTCCAATTAAATCCAATCTTTTATGAATTTAGCTTGATCACTACATTTGTTATGACGTTTAGTTGAATGGTTTCTGGAAGCTCTTTTCATGGTGTGCTATCATTTTATCTCAGATGCTGTTCCCTTATGAAGAATTTGTTGAGATATTTAACTGTGAGGCTGTTATCTTATCACCTAGGGGACTTGTAAATTGTGGAAACAGGTATTGTAATCATAACTTTTGTCTTTTATTTCAGTAATTGCAAATTTAGGAGTAGGGTGCAGAATATAAGAAATTATGTTTTTCTGAGATGACATATTTAGAATAACATAAGAACTAATTTTTTTTTGGCATATGTAGTTTATTTCATTTGTAGATGAGAACAACACAATAAGAATTTGTAATGTGGATTATAGAAGGCAGCTAATGTCATGGTGATGTGTATCTGTGAACATCATGCACAACGACTAGGGAAAACTTGATATTACCCCAAAAGCTAGCTTAAAGGGGGGAGGAATATCCAAGGCTTTATAAGGGATATATTACCTCTATGCCAAACCAATGTATGATATTACCTCTATCCTAAACATTAATTGGAGACGCTTTGATACCATCTTAAAAAAATGGATCGAGCTTAACTTACCCCAAAAGCTAGCTCAGGGGAAGGAGTGCCAAAAGCTTTAATAAGATGCACATTACCTCTATCCCAAATCAATTTATGATATTAACACACCCTTTCACACTCAGGATCAAACACTTGGAGCGTGAAATTTCTAGGCTAACACATTTGGCCCAACATTGAAATAGGGTGAGCTCTGATACTATGTAGAGAAAATGAACTGAGCCTAACTCTATCACAAAAGTTAGCTCAAAGGGGGAGGAGTGTCTAAAACCTTATAAGAGATACATTACCCTTATCCTAAACTAATGTGGGATATTAACACACCCCCTTACATCCATAATCAAATACTTGGAGTGTGAAACACTTATGAGAGGTCAAAACTCTTATACCATCTTAAGAATATGGGCCGGGCTTAACTCACCCCCAAAAGTTAGCTCAAGGGGGAGGAGTGCCAAAAGCTTCAATAACGGCACATTACCTCAATTACAAACCAATGTATGATAttaacagacttaaaatattagacCAACAACTAATATATTTGAATAGACATATAAGTGGAACTCATAAAGGACTAGAAAGTGCCCTATAATATCCCAAATAAAATCTAGACTGTAATTctaaatttcttcaatttcttgtTATCTACATTGGGAAAGTAACCACTCAATGCCTATTTAACTCTTTGAAATTGAGAGCCAGGCTATGGAATTTGTGGCTTCTGTTTCTTCCTGCAATATAACTTTATGGGTGAAACATTTTTATTGATCACAGTTCCTATCTTGCAGTTGTTATGCCAATGCTGTCCTTCAATGTTTAACCTGCACAAAGCCACTGATCATGTTCTTGCTTCGTAGATCACATTCAAGATCCTGtacttttatttcctttcttttcctaTTGTTCTGGAtatacttttgaatttttttttgcgtacctttattattattattattattattattattattattattattattattattattattattattttgtcttGTGCTTGTTAGGTTGTGGGAAAGATTGGTGTCTTATGTGTGAACTTGAGAAACATGTAACGTTGTTAAGAGAATTTGGTGGCCCTCTATCTCCTAGTAGAATCCTTTTGCACATGCAGAATATCAATTGCCAGATTGGTGGTGGAAGTCAGGAAGATGCTCATGAGTTTTTAAGGTCTGTAAAGATTACAAGCCTATGTTATCTTTCCTTTTCCAAATTTCATTATCTGTAGATGTTATTCCTACGCTGCATTTGTTTGCTTGTATTTATAAGCTCTCTGTGTCTAGGCTTCTGGTTGCATCAATGCAATCCATATGCTTGGAAGGACTTGGTGGTGAGAAAAAGGTCAATCCCATATtacaagaaacaactttcatacaACATACTTTTGGTGGTCGTCTTCAGTCAAAGGTGTTACTCAATTGCTTCTTTGGAACTTTGTCGTCAGTTTTGTCGTAAAAGTTCTTTGATTTTCACTTTTGTTTTTCAATTTATTTCCCACTcattttcactttctttcttttttttttttaaataggtcAAATGTCTGAGATGTCATCACGAGTCAGAACGATATGAAAGTATAATGGATCTTACGCTAGAGATATTTGGTTGGGTTGAGTCATTAGAAGATGCATTGACTCAGTTTACTACCCCTGAAGAATTGGATGGAGAAAACATGTATAGATGTGGAAGGTGTGATGACGTTTTGTCCTTTCTTTATGTTATTGATATCATTATCTTACAATATTTTTTAACTTTAGAGGTTGAAACTTAAGTAACTTATTGGCACTGCAAATATCTTGATAATAAGGTGTGCCACATATGTCCAAGCTAGGAAGCAATTGAGCATACATGAGGCACCAAACATTCTGACAATTGTTTTGAAACGATTCCAGGTAACACTTGTGCATTTGACTACTGAGGCCTTCACTATGATACTTTCCACTTCTGTCTGAATGACATCTACCTACAAAAATCTAGCTTGGTTCATGCATTTTCAAGAGCTGTTATTGGTTTTACGAGTTGTAATCATACAACTGACTGATATGATGTTCACCTAATCTTCTTTGAGTTCTACATAAAGTGAAAAGGAAATAGCTTAGCATTGTAGGTAGTAACTTGCTGTTCCATTGATCTGCCCAAATTACAAACTGAGATGAATTCTAATAACAAATGTCTTTATTTTAAACTCATTTAAATTGATCTTAGACTTGATATAGTTCTTGGTATATCTACTTTCCAGTTTGTTATTTGCTAGATGGGATTTTAGTTCTTCATTGTCAAGCTTGTTTAGTGCTTTTGATCCTGGGTTTTGCTTTCCCAGGAAGGACAGTATGGGAAAATAAACAAATGTATTACTTTTCCTGACATGCTGGATATGGTCCCATTTATGACTGGAATGGATGATATTCCTCCTCTTTACATGCTCTATGCTGTTGTGGTGCATTTGGATACATTGAATGCATCCTTTTCTGGGCATTATGTGGCATATGTAAAAGATATGCAAGGCAACTGGTTCAGGGTAGATGATACTGAGGTAAATCTTTCTCATCATTTCGGGTTTTTTTTTTAGGGTTTTTCTTAACATAACTGCTCAGCGCATTTTTTTGTCTATGCATAAATATAAGCCCATGATGAAGTGAACTTTTGGAAAAATGAATGACAGTTAAATATTTAATGAGTCAGCAATGCATTTTTACTTCTATATCATCTGAAAAACACTTTCCATGGATAGTTAACGTTATAAATAAATTGatgtcatttatatatatatcactTTTTTTTATTCATCTTTGTTAACAAATTGTAATTTTGAATTGTGGTGAATGAGTGTAGATGAAGCTTCAGAGCATGAGCTGAGCTGACAGAGTATATCAATTTGGACCTTTGatgtttcaaatttttaattaattagcaGTTTATATTTCACTATTAAGTTGGCTGTTAACATCTGTACACATTTTCTTTGAATGTTCAATCAGTTGATATGCAGTTCACCTGGGTAGATATCTGCCATCCATATTTTGTATAAAAGACAGATGTCAGAAATTATATTTGTTGTTGTTACCTATTTATTGTTCTGCTTTCCTTTAGGGTTAGTGACATGGTTGATATGAGGATTTAACAATATTGGCAACATTTGAGATTATGGATTTAATTTTGTTTCTCAGTTCTTATTTTGATGAGTTAGGATTTCAAGGTTTTGGATGATGGTTCCCTTGACAGGTTCATCCAGTGCCAATGAGCCAAGTGATGTCTGAGGGAGCATATATTCTATTTTACATCAGGTATACATCTGGGCTTAAATTCTCTAACTATTCTCTCCCTCTCTTATTCATGGTTTCTTAGAAATGCTACTACTGCTATTTAATGATGTATATGTTTGAATTTGCCATCCACACATCATTTCACTTTTCAAACATGTTTCTCCTTAGGTCCTGTCCTCGCCCTCAGAGGGAATTTTATGAAAAACCTATCCAGCAACAAGTTCCACCATCTGTAAGACAATGCGTCTCATC
The Hevea brasiliensis isolate MT/VB/25A 57/8 chromosome 15, ASM3005281v1, whole genome shotgun sequence genome window above contains:
- the LOC110656717 gene encoding ubiquitin carboxyl-terminal hydrolase 15 → MLEPREADVPVLFLVLVVLPLVAYILLGKWSEATKKRERIDLLAQMATEEALRAEAMPTATATATATATATATAIPFVSPSKNRIHVCARCLSPATTRCSRCKSVRYCSGRCQIIHWRQVHKQECQQLETTSSCSSPNATAIKDSIPERISSLSINDSLNSFYSGYHFKSALMNNAPSENTVHPPIINGVSAGTNCAAVDASQEAMLQKRSAEKWVYHKSNGEMLIGHDVAVLDSQEETSGTRPACLTSSNDTASVYINGQDSAHNMHVIPKYLREPGKMFESRSKYGSLGSLHSEKNGIKVHETETDIILNGGNMSNVENTFNGEMGVLNCSYETAPTKGSVKGKCALLPVGTKISKSSKSTMKEKVFGEQSYSEVEGREKIADDSKAVRMGHAIPAPGSNGVAGAGIVKKMSIRRSTRLTRQDVRGLSGIHRKMLFPYEEFVEIFNCEAVILSPRGLVNCGNSCYANAVLQCLTCTKPLIMFLLRRSHSRSCCGKDWCLMCELEKHVTLLREFGGPLSPSRILLHMQNINCQIGGGSQEDAHEFLRLLVASMQSICLEGLGGEKKVNPILQETTFIQHTFGGRLQSKVKCLRCHHESERYESIMDLTLEIFGWVESLEDALTQFTTPEELDGENMYRCGRCATYVQARKQLSIHEAPNILTIVLKRFQEGQYGKINKCITFPDMLDMVPFMTGMDDIPPLYMLYAVVVHLDTLNASFSGHYVAYVKDMQGNWFRVDDTEVHPVPMSQVMSEGAYILFYIRSCPRPQREFYEKPIQQQVPPSVRQCVSSSTQKPSRKGHVKSSSRILGSEPSLDFKPENGTGLNNHTNGILGSTNRNIAQAMEFSDATSSDWSLFTSSDEASFTTESTRDSFSTVDYSDTCNADKFSSIFNNLYPPQSSSQNSTLCCRTFSSNRPQTKFISEERGYVLDSFLSTHPTKGLWR